From a region of the Saccharomyces cerevisiae S288C chromosome IX, complete sequence genome:
- a CDS encoding uncharacterized protein (hypothetical protein; identified by fungal homology and RT-PCR), whose product MVVGSEFNNTADVDVVAILLTLLNADYFVIKQRLVSACFTKRIKWYFIYAIALLSLFSSRNTVCAPY is encoded by the coding sequence ATGGTTGTTGGCAGCGAATTTAACAACACTGCAGATGTAGATGTCGTAGCTATCCTTCTCACGTTGTTGAATGCTGACTATTTTGTTATTAAGCAACGCCTTGTTAGTGCTTGTTTTACAAAGCGTATTAAATggtattttatttatgCTATCGCtttattatctttattttcatcacGTAACACGGTGTGTGCGCCATATTAA
- the FLX1 gene encoding flavin adenine dinucleotide transporter FLX1 (Mitochondrial flavin adenine dinucleotide transporter; FAD is a synthesis product of riboflavin; human homolog SLC25A32 is implicated in multiple acyl-CoA dehydrogenase deficiency (MADD) or glutaric aciduria type II (GAII), and can complement yeast null mutant), with the protein MVDHQWTPLQKEVISGLSAGSVTTLVVHPLDLLKVRLQLSATSAQKAHYGPFMVIKEIIRSSANSGRSVTNELYRGLSINLFGNAIAWGVYFGLYGVTKELIYKSVAKPGETQLKGVGNDHKMNSLIYLSAGASSGLMTAILTNPIWVIKTRIMSTSKGAQGAYTSMYNGVQQLLRTDGFQGLWKGLVPALFGVSQGALYFAVYDTLKQRKLRRKRENGLDIHLTNLETIEITSLGKMVSVTLVYPFQLLKSNLQSFRANEQKFRLFPLIKLIIANDGFVGLYKGLSANLVRAIPSTCITFCVYENLKHRL; encoded by the coding sequence ATGGTCGATCACCAGTGGACGCCACTGCAGAAGGAGGTTATCTCAGGTCTGTCCGCGGGATCCGTCACCACATTGGTAGTGCATCCATTAGATTTACTGAAGGTTCGTTTGCAATTATCCGCTACAAGCGCACAAAAGGCCCATTACGGCCCATTTATGGTAATCAAAGAGATTATACGTTCGTCGGCGAATAGTGGACGTAGTGTTACGAACGAACTGTATCGCGGATTAAGCATAAATTTGTTTGGAAATGCCATTGCATGGGGAGTTTATTTCGGTTTATATGGTGTCACGAAAGAATTGATATACAAGTCAGTGGCAAAGCCAGGGGAAACACAGCTTAAAGGTGTTGGGAACGACCACAAAATGAATTCGCTTATTTATTTGTCTGCCGGTGCTTCCAGTGGGTTGATGACAGCTATCCTAACAAACCCTATCTGGGTTATAAAGACCAGGATAATGTCTACAAGTAAAGGCGCCCAAGGAGCGTACACTTCTATGTACAACGGTGTCCAACAACTGTTACGAACTGATGGCTTCCAGGGCCTATGGAAGGGCCTTGTACCCGCACTGTTTGGTGTTTCGCAAGGTGCCTTATATTTTGCAGTTTACGATACCTtaaagcaaagaaaattgcgACGGAAGAGGGAAAATGGGCTTGACATCCATTTAACAAATCTTGAAACCATTGAAATCACATCGTTGGGAAAAATGGTCTCCGTCACTTTGGTTTACCCTTTTCAATTATTGAAATCAAACTTACAAAGTTTCAGGGCCAATGAGCAAAAATTTAGGCTCTTTcctttgataaaattaaTCATTGCTAATGATGGTTTTGTTGGACTTTATAAGGGCCTATCTGCAAACTTAGTACGGGCCATTCCATCCACTTGCATTACCTTTTGTGTATACGAGAACCTTAAGCATAGGCTTTAG
- the CSM2 gene encoding Csm2p (Subunit of the Shu complex (aka PCSS complex); Shu complex also includes Psy3, Shu1, Shu2, and promotes error-free DNA repair; Shu complex mediates inhibition of Srs2p anti-recombinase function; promotes formation of Rad51p filaments; Psy3p and Csm2p contain similar DNA-binding regions which work together to form a single DNA binding site; required for accurate chromosome segregation during meiosis): MEYEDLELITIWPSPTKNKLCQFIKQNLSKEHVVTQLFFIDATSSFPLSQFQKLVPPTLPENVRIYENIRINTCLDLEELSAITVKLLQILSMNKINAQRGTEDAVTEPLKIILYINGLEVMFRNSQFKSSPQRSHELLRDTLLKLRVMGNDENENASIRTLLEFPKEQLLDYYLKKNNNTRTSSVRSKRRRIKNGDSLAEYIWKYYADSLFE; this comes from the coding sequence ATGGAATATGAAGATTTGGAACTGATTACCATTTGGCCTTCCCCGACAAAGAACAAACTTTGCCAATTTATCAAGCAGAATCTTTCAAAGGAGCATGTTGTTACCcagttattttttattgatgcCACAAGCTCATTCCCGCTAAGTCAATTCCAAAAACTTGTACCGCCAACCCTTCCAGAAAACGTCAGAATATACGAGAATATTAGAATCAACACTTGCCTTGATCTCGAAGAACTCAGTGCCATAACGGTGAAACTACTACAAATCTTATCtatgaataaaataaacGCCCAAAGAGGCACTGAAGACGCTGTGACAGAACCCCTAAAGATCATCTTATACATTAATGGATTAGAAGTCATGTTTAGAAACTCCCAGTTCAAATCCTCCCCTCAAAGGTCACACGAACTGTTAAGGGATACATTGCTCAAGTTACGTGTAATGGGGAATGACGAGAATGAGAATGCATCTATAAGAACACTGCTAGAATTCCCTAAGGAACAGCTTTTAgattattatttaaaaaaaaacaacaatacAAGAACGTCATCTGTGCGTAGCAAGAGAAGGCGGATTAAAAATGGAGATTCCCTTGCTGAATATATCTGGAAGTATTATGCAGATTCATTATTCGAATGA
- the VHS2 gene encoding Vhs2p (Regulator of septin dynamics; involved in the regulation of septin dynamics at bud neck after mitotic entry, likely by stabilizing septin structure; regulated at post-translational level by cell cycle dependent phosphorylation; likely phosphorylated by Cdc28p and dephosphorylated by Cdc14p before cytokinesis; high-copy suppressor of synthetic lethality of sis2 sit4 double mutant; VHS2 has a paralog, MLF3, that arose from the whole genome duplication), whose protein sequence is MDTSNHNQDHDSHVAAQRENDNNYMPPSPSMSESSMIFERNVEDPSYLYKTVSNNAANSLSRQSSRTSLFNHNNSSNRNFHNLSQRSSAVNLHLQPSRTNESIASYQTYNPDFVVQTPLDHRRTLENFVPPALDAGCSIVTDDTTGLDDVDMVYSRRPSTIGLDRALGRTRSLSSQSFDNETSPAHPRSPNDHGSRLLRFYSYADMLSDDNNNNVSNATSTSSTANPLRRPPMQGHYSFSSSLLNSPSHLPSPPSASASPPQHMNFTNPFIISRRYSNTTINNANGGTSAGSTTGAALSRSPSNQQYLLKQQRSPSGSARSRRNSNRPGSAANIMIGKPKSKFHMESSGSEGFSSEEEDNTMIERDKLNLKQKLQSQLAQPPSIANMVNDNHNNTNKHKNTINNNIKNSPAFTNSNPSSKSNSNSTITSMNPDTTK, encoded by the coding sequence ATGGATACCAGCAACCACAACCAAGACCACGACTCCCACGTGGCGGCACAGAGGGAGAACGACAATAATTATATGCCACCTTCCCCCTCCATGAGCGAGAGTTCTAtgatttttgaaagaaatgtaGAGGACCCATCATACCTTTATAAAACGGTGTCAAACAACGCTGCAAACTCTCTCTCTAGGCAGAGCAGCAGGACCAGTTTGTTCAATCATAATAATTCTAGTAATAGGAACTTCCATAACTTAAGCCAGAGATCGTCTGCTGTGAATCTACATTTGCAACCTTCTAGGACTAATGAGTCAATAGCATCGTACCAGACATACAATCCGGATTTTGTTGTGCAGACTCCACTGGATCACCGTCGTACCTTAGAGAATTTCGTCCCTCCTGCATTAGACGCTGGCTGTTCTATTGTAACTGACGACACGACTGGCCTTGATGACGTTGATATGGTTTATTCGAGAAGGCCATCTACCATCGGCCTGGATAGAGCCCTAGGTAGGACAAGAAGTCTTTCGTCACAATCTTTTGATAACGAAACGTCGCCTGCGCATCCAAGATCTCCCAACGACCATGGTTCAAGACTACTAAGGTTTTATTCCTACGCTGACATGTTGTCCGATgacaacaataacaacGTTAGTAATGCGACATCAACATCATCAACTGCGAACCCCTTGAGAAGACCCCCAATGCAAGGTCACTACTCGTTCTCGTCGTCCCTTTTGAATTCTCCTTCTCATTTGCCTTCCCCCCCATCAGCTTCGGCATCACCACCTCAGCATATGAACTTCACCAACCCTTTCATCATATCTAGACGTTACTCTAACACAACGATCAACAATGCCAATGGGGGAACCAGCGCTGGAAGCACTACGGGGGCCGCACTATCAAGATCGCCATCGAACCAACAGTACTTACTTAAACAACAAAGGTCACCTTCAGGGAGCGCCCGTTCAAGAAGAAACAGCAATAGGCCCGGCAGTGCTGCCAACATTATGATCGGGAAACCTAAATCCAAATTCCATATGGAATCCAGTGGCAGTGAAGGGTTTTCTTCCGAAGAGGAGGACAACACTATGATTGAAAGAGATAAACTCAATCTAAAGCAAAAATTGCAGTCACAACTGGCACAACCACCATCAATTGCCAACATGGTTAACGATAATCACAATAATACTAATAAACACAAGAATActattaataataacatCAAAAATAGCCCTGCGTTCACAAACTCGAATCCAagttcaaaatcaaattcaaaCTCTACAATAACCTCTATGAATCCAGACACAaccaaataa
- the TMA108 gene encoding Tma108p (Ribosome-associated, nascent chain binding factor; binds N-terminal region of nascent peptides during translation; recognizes target proteins via its putative metallopeptidase peptide-binding pocket) — protein MSDNLLSLENPVVPSHYELRLEIDPKQSSPNFKGSAIIHLKFNPNSTTLASIEDSFTQFKLHSKDLIVLSAHATIGSTKFDLKISQDTGKHLSIFNSESPIQLSNDCPLILSVQYVGKIRDIKTHHDKTFGIFKTNFMDRKTGTANNHVVATHCQPFSASNIFPCIDEPSNKSTFQLNIATDAQYKAVSNTPVEMVEALDSSQKHLVKFAKTPLMTTSVFGFSIGDLEFLKTEIKLEGDRTIPVSIYAPWDIANAAFTLDTVQKYLPLLESYFKCPYPLPKLDFVLLPYLSDMAMENFGMITIQLNHLLIPPNALANETVREQAQQLIVHELVHQWMGNYISFDSWESLWFNESFATWLACHILEQNGDLSHYWTSEPYLLQQVEPTMCRDAADVNGRSIFQIAQRNTGIDSQTSDIFDPEAYTKGIIMLRSLQLATGESHLQKGLESVFEDTKTFHARSVKPMDIWNHIGKFLKSQNITNFVSSWTRTPGLPVVKVEVEEKDGKTQTKLTQHRFINQLSTEEKDQLEDVPYQVPLFGVLPDGKMDTKNVLLTDRTLKFDYPILVINHLAQGYYRVSYESEECYALINDKITEETLSEIDLRKIFLDLSQFIGDEGFQNSIHLHGLFKILNHIASPSTKIASKYWDPLSKGLEVLQTIDRASLTSSKLQSFLKKKIVIPLFNKIDWPHGEFDKSTNPHELKVMSQVLFLNKNSAKCAELCQIYFKHLLQGPRSSVPLELVNSILVVVSQHCANIKQWKKIFDLVKRSSCTGITNHVINMYDQNSSETAMLIQNGAIESLGFCLDSDIVKKTLNFITSNIESEGMELALFGFNYNFKKRLNKNEKPQDQVVRETIWEWYMGNFDQWARKATRKGTTTGDHLHKALRSISLIIFQMFVADEPQKIEKFINLEKEKLGQSLLSLDDIWASVQQDEESRKTIRRDLASLV, from the coding sequence ATGTCTGATAATTTGTTATCTTTAGAGAATCCGGTGGTGCCTAGTCACTATGAGTTGCGTCTAGAAATTGACCCTAAGCAGTCGTCGCCCAATTTCAAAGGATCCGCCATAATccatttgaaattcaatcCGAACTCCACCACCTTAGCTTCTATCGAAGACAGTTTTACCCAGTTCAAGTTACATTCCAAGGATTTGATTGTGTTGTCTGCACATGCCACCATAGGGTCTACTAAGTTTGATCTAAAAATTTCTCAGGACACTGGAAAGCATTTGTCGATTTTCAACTCTGAATCTCCTATTCAATTGTCCAACGATTGCCCTCTGATTTTGTCCGTGCAATACGTGGGTAAAATTCGTGACATAAAAACACATCATGATAAGActtttggtattttcaAAACCAATTTTATGGATCGTAAAACCGGTACTGCCAATAATCACGTCGTTGCTACTCACTGCCAACCGTTTTCCGCTAGCAATATTTTCCCATGTATTGACGAGCCTTCAAACAAGTCCacttttcaattgaacatTGCAACGGATGCACAATATAAAGCCGTTTCCAATACTCCTGTAGAGATGGTCGAAGCTTTGGATAGTTCTCAAAAACATTTGGTGAAATTTGCCAAGACACCTTTGATGACTACTTCCGTATTTGGTTTTTCTATTGGTGatttagaatttttgaaaacggAAATCAAGTTGGAAGGTGATAGGACTATTCCCGTTTCAATTTATGCACCTTGGGATATTGCTAATGCAGCTTTCACTTTAGATACAGTCCAGAAATATCTACCTTTGTTGGAATCCTATTTTAAATGTCCATACCCTCTGCCAAAGTTAGATTTCGTCCTACTACCATATTTAAGTGACATGGCAATGGAGAACTTTGGTATGATCACCATCCAACTAAACCACCTGCTCATACCACCAAATGCCTTGGCCAATGAAACCGTCAGAGAGCAAGCACAGCAACTCATTGTCCACGAACTCGTTCATCAATGGATGGGCAACTACATATCTTTTGACTCGTGGGAATCTCTTTGGTTTAATGAGTCTTTCGCTACTTGGTTAGCTTGCCACATACTAGAACAGAATGGTGACCTATCCCATTATTGGACCTCGGAACCTTATTTACTACAGCAAGTGGAGCCGACCATGTGCAGAGATGCAGCTGACGTTAATGGAAGAAGCATATTTCAGATTGCGCAACGGAACACTGGCATAGATTCTCAAACCTCCGATATTTTTGATCCTGAGGCATACACAAAGGGTATTATCATGCTGAGGTCCCTGCAATTGGCTACAGGCGAATCTCATCTACAAAAGGGCCTGGAAAGTGTATTTGAAGATACTAAAACATTTCATGCGAGAAGCGTCAAACCAATGGATATATGGAATCATATcggaaaatttttgaagtctcaaaatattacaaaCTTTGTTTCATCTTGGACAAGAACGCCAGGCTTACCTGTCGTTAAGGTCGAAGTAGAAGAGAAAGACGGGAAAACGCAAACAAAATTGACTCAACACAGATTTATCAATCAATTATCtactgaagaaaaggatCAGTTAGAAGATGTCCCATATCAGGTACCCTTATTCGGGGTTCTGCCAGATGGTAAAATGGATACTAAAAATGTACTATTGACGGATAGGACCTTAAAGTTCGATTATCCTATCTTAGTAATTAACCATTTAGCCCAAGGTTATTACCGCGTTTCATATGAGTCCGAAGAGTGCTATGCATTGattaatgataaaataacTGAGGAGACGTTATCCGAGATTGACCTTCGGAAGATTTTCTTAGACTTGTCGCAGTTTATTGGAGATGAGGGTTTCCAGAATTCTATTCATTTGCACGGTCTCTTTAAGATACTAAACCATATCGCTTCTCCTTCCACAAAGATTGCATCAAAATATTGGGATCCTCTTTCCAAGGGGTTGGAAGTTCTGCAAACGATCGATCGTGCCAGTTTAACGAGCTCTAAATTACAATCTttcttaaagaaaaaaattgtcatTCCCCTTTTCAATAAGATTGATTGGCCCCACGgtgaatttgataaaagcACAAACCCTCACGAGTTGAAAGTCATGTCTCAAGTCTtgtttttaaataaaaactCCGCAAAATGTGCTGAATTGTGTCAAATTTATTTTAAACATCTATTACAGGGCCCACGTTCGAGCGTACCGTTAGAATTAGTGAACTCAATCCTTGTCGTCGTATCGCAACATTGTGCAAACATCAAGCagtggaagaaaatattcGATTTGGTGAAACGCAGTTCCTGTACTGGTATCACAAACCATGTCATTAATATGTATGACCAAAACAGTAGCGAAACCGCCATGTTGATTCAAAACGGTGCAATAGAATCTCTTGGATTCTGTTTAGATTCTGATATCgtgaaaaaaactttgaattttatcACTTCCAATATTGAGTCAGAGGGGATGGAACTGGCATTATTCGGATTTAATTACAACTTTAAGAAGAGGCTGAACAAAAACGAGAAACCTCAAGACCAAGTCGTTCGTGAAACGATCTGGGAGTGGTATATGGGCAATTTTGACCAATGGGCACGGAAGGCTACAAGGAAAGGTACCACCACGGGGGATCATCTACACAAGGCGTTAAGGAGTATTTCCCTGATAATCTTTCAAATGTTTGTAGCAGACGAGCCACAGAAGATAGAAAAGTTTATTAATTTGGAGAAAGAGAAGTTGGGTCAAAGCTTGTTATCTTTGGACGACATCTGGGCCTCTGTCCAGCAAGATGAAGAGTCCAGAAAGACTATAAGAAGAGACTTGGCCTCCTTGGTCTGA
- the RPL16A gene encoding 60S ribosomal protein uL13 RPL16A (Ribosomal 60S subunit protein L16A; N-terminally acetylated, binds 5.8 S rRNA; transcriptionally regulated by Rap1p; homologous to mammalian ribosomal protein L13A and bacterial L13; RPL16A has a paralog, RPL16B, that arose from the whole genome duplication; protein abundance increases in response to DNA replication stress), with amino-acid sequence MSVEPVVVIDGKGHLVGRLASVVAKQLLNGQKIVVVRAEELNISGEFFRNKLKYHDFLRKATAFNKTRGPFHFRAPSRIFYKALRGMVSHKTARGKAALERLKVFEGIPPPYDKKKRVVVPQALRVLRLKPGRKYTTLGKLSTSVGWKYEDVVAKLEAKRKVSSAEYYAKKRAFTKKVASANATAAESDVAKQLAALGY; translated from the exons ATGTCTGTTGAACCAGTTGTTGTCATTGATG GTAAGGGTCATTTAGTAGGTCGTTTAGCTTCCGTTGTTGCTAAGCAATTATTAAACGGTCAAAAAATCGTTGTTGTTAGAGCTGAAGAATTAAACATTTCTGgtgaatttttcagaaacaaATTAAAGTACCATGATTTCTTGAGAAAGGCTACCGCTTTCAATAAGACCCGTGGTCCATTCCATTTCAGAGCCCCATCTAGAATCTTCTACAAAGCTCTTCGTGGTATGGTTTCTCACAAGACTGCTCGTGGTAAGGCCGCTTTGGAACGTTTAAAGGTCTTTGAAGGTATCCCACCTCCATACgataagaagaagagagTTGTTGTCCCACAAGCATTGAGAGTTTTGAGATTGAAGCCAGGTAGAAAGTACACCACCTTGGGTAAGTTGTCTACTTCCGTTGGTTGGAAATACGAAGATGTTGTTGCCAAATTGGAAGCAAAGAGAAAGGTTTCATCCGCTGAATACTATGCCAAGAAGAGAGCTTTCACCAAGAAAGTTGCCTCTGCTAATGCTACTGCTGCTGAATCTGATGTTGCTAAACAATTAGCCGCTTTGGGTTActaa
- the OM45 gene encoding Om45p (Mitochondrial outer membrane hypothetical protein; major constituent of the outer membrane, extending into the intermembrane space; interacts with porin (Por1p) and with Om14p; imported via the presequence pathway involving the TOM and TIM23 complexes, then assembled in the outer membrane by Mim1p; protein abundance increases in response to DNA replication stress), which yields MSSRIIVGSAALAAAITASIMVREQKAKGQRREGNVSAYYNGQEYGSSAPPQLGKLHNIKQGIKEDALSLKDALLGVSQKAREEAPKVTKRVISPEEDAQTRKQLGQKAKDSSSQSIFNWGFSEAERRKAIAIGEFDTAKKRFEEAVDRNEKELLSTVMREKKAALDRASIEYERYGRARDFNELSDKLDQQERNSNPLKRLLKNNTGDANTEEAAARSVQGWGDTAQEFGREELEEAKRNASSEPSEAQKRLDELKKIKEKGWFGYNKGEQSEQQIAERVARGLEGWGETAAQLSKDEMDDLRWNYENSKKQLDKNVSDAMDSLSKAKEDLKQYGSHWWSGWTSKVDNDKQALKDEAQKKYDEALKKYDEAKNKFKEWNDKGDGKFWSSKKD from the coding sequence ATGTCATCAAGAATAATTGTCGGCAGTGCAGCATTGGCAGCTGCCATCACAGCTAGCATCATGGTCAGAGAACAGAAGGCCAAGGGTCAGAGAAGAGAGGGCAACGTCTCCGCTTACTACAACGGCCAGGAGTACGGCAGTTCAGCACCCCCACAGTTGGGAAAGCTACATAACATAAAGCAAGGCATAAAGGAAGATGCCTTGTCGTTAAAAGACGCGCTTCTGGGCGTATCTCAAAAGGCTAGGGAAGAGGCTCCAAAGGTAACTAAGCGTGTGATATCACCGGAAGAGGATGCTCAGACACGCAAGCAGCTAGGCCAAAAAGCCAAGGATTCTTCCTCGCAAAGCATCTTCAATTGGGGGTTTAGTGAGGCTGAAAGAAGGAAAGCCATAGCCATCGGGGAATTTGATACTGCTAAGAAGCGTTTCGAAGAGGCAGTGGATCGTAATGAGAAGGAGCTCTTGTCCACGGTGATGAGAGAGAAGAAGGCCGCTCTGGACAGAGCATCCATTGAGTACGAAAGGTACGGGAGAGCCAGAGACTTTAATGAGCTTTCGGACAAGCTAGACCAACAGGAAAGGAACAGTAATCCTTTGAAACGCCTGTTGAAGAATAACACGGGTGACGCTAATACTGAAGAAGCCGCTGCAAGAAGTGTCCAAGGCTGGGGTGATACGGCACAGGAGTTTGGTAGAGAAGAGTTGGAGGAAGCCAAGAGAAATGCTTCTTCAGAGCCAAGCGAGGCGCAAAAACGTCTTGACGAGCTGAAGAAGATCAAGGAAAAGGGCTGGTTTGGTTACAACAAAGGGGAGCAAAGCGAGCAACAGATTGCTGAACGGGTAGCCAGAGGTTTAGAAGGATGGGGTGAAACAGCCGCTCAACTTTCCAAGGACGAAATGGACGATTTAAGATGGAATTATGAGaattcaaagaaacaaCTGGATAAGAACGTGTCCGATGCCATGGACTCGTTATCTAAGGCGAAGGAGGACTTGAAACAGTACGGCAGCCACTGGTGGTCTGGATGGACTTCCAAGGTCGACAATGACAAGCAGGCTTTAAAAGATGAGGCCCAAAAGAAGTACGATGAAGCGTTGAAAAAGTACGATGAAGCCaagaacaaattcaaagaatgGAATGATAAGGGTGATGGTAAATTCTGGAGCTCGAAAAAGGACTAG